CTCTATCGAAAATCTCAAAAGGTCTGACATATCTGGGACTTAGCTTTCCGTCTTTGCGAAACCTCTTCACCGAGATTCCTTTCCTTGGAGTCACACAcagaaatacatgatcaccaacttcaaACTCAACATGCTTGCGCTTTAGGTCTACATAAGACTTCTATCTGCTCTGAGCTGTGACCATTCTAGCCCTGATTTTGTGAATAGCATCATTGGTGTGTTGCACTGCATCGGGCTCATGTAGCTTTCTCTCTCCCAGTTCTTCCCAGTGAAGTGGggacctacactttcttccatacaacatttcatatggtGCTACCCTGATGGTAGATTGGTAgatgttgttgtacgaaaactcaatcagtgGCAAGTATCTATTCCAGGATCCCTGAAAGTCAATGatacacgctctgagcatatcctctaagatctgattTGTTCTCTCGGTTTGACCATCCATTTCTAGGTGATAAGCTATACTAAACTTCAACCGAGTTCCCATTGGTATCTGCAAACTCTCCCAGAATGATGATGTAAACCGAGCATCCCGATCACACACAATAGAGTACGGTGTCCCATGTAGCCGTACTATCTCATTCATGTACAACTCGGCGAACTAATCCACAGAATAAGTCATGTGCAGcagtaggaagtgagctgacttggtatacctatccacaattaccCAAATTGCATCGtgttgttttgtggtcctaggtaaccccgTCACAAAATCAATAGATATCTCATCCCACTTCCACTCAAGAATATTCAACAGTTGCAGTAGCCTCACTGGTCTTTGATGTTTTGCCTTAACCTGCTGGCAGGTTAAGCATTTTGCCACATATTTCACTACATCCTTTTTCATTCCCGGCAACCAATACAATACCTTAAGGTTGTGGTACATCTTAGTGGTCCCGGGGTGAACTGAATATGGGGTAGTATGAGCTTCCGCTAGAATCTCTTTTCTCAGCTCATCACTGTCTGGCACACAAATACACCCCTTGAATCTGATTAGTCCGGTATCTGACATAGTGAAATCCTTGGCATTCCCATCCTACATCTCTTGCTTTTGGTCACTCAACTTCTTGTTTGCATTCTGCCGTTCCCTGATCCTTTCTAACAAGGTGGCCTGAAGTGTAACCTTTGCAAGTTTTCCTGTGATCAGTTCTATACTAGCTCATTCCATGTCTTACAGGATCTTCCTTGATACTCCTTGTAAAGAAGAAACCATTCCTGACCCTCTACGGCTAACTGCATCCACCACAACATTGGGTTTACCGAGGTGGTATAGTatgtcgcagtcataatccttgactaactccaaccacctccTCTACCTCATATTTaactccttctgggtgaagaagtatttgaggctcttgtgatcagtgtaaatCTCACATTTCACCCCATAGAGATTGtgacgccaaatcttcagtgcaaagacaACCGCAGCTAATTCCAAGCCGTGTGTCAAATACCTCTTTTCATAATCTTTTAGTTGCCTAGGGGCaaaggctatcaccttaccagactGCATTAGTACACATCCCAACCCCTGTTTTGATGCATCATAGTAAACCACAAACTGCCCATCCTCTGAGGGTAAGCTGAGTACAGGTGCTGATATAAGCCGACTCTTCAATTCTTGGAAGCTCtgctcacatttatctgaccaggTGAACTTCAGATTCGTTCTTGTCAGTTCTGTCATCGATGCGgctatctttgaaaacccttcaaCAAACCTCCTATAATAGCCCGCCAAACCCAGATAACTTCTGACTTCTGAgacattctttggtcttggccataCTTTCACTGCAGTAATATTTGCAGGATCCACTTTCACTCCTCCATCggtgacaatatgacccagaaaaccaacctcagataaccagaactcacacttcttgtatTTGGCATATAGCTGTTGCTGTCTCAATCGTTGCAAGGTTAGACGTAAATGATCCTCATGCTCTTCTTCTGTCTTGGAGTAGACCAATCTATCATCTATGAACACAATGATAAAACGATCCAAGTACTCCTTGAAAACCCTGTTCATGAGGTCCATAAAAGCTACTGGGGCATTTGAGTCCAAACGACATCACCAGAAATTCGTAATGCCCGTACCttgttctaaaggctgtctttggtatatcatcattcttgatcctcaactgatggtaTCCCGACCAAAGATCGATTTTCGAAAACACCTTGGTCCCCTGAAGCTGATCGATTAGATCATCGATTCTCGGCAAAGGATATCTGTTCTTTATTGTGACCTTATTCAGCTCCcaataatcaatacacatcctcatagaCCCGTCTTTCTTCTTGAAAAAAAGAACTGGTGCGCCCCAAGGAGAAtagctcggtctgatgaaccccagcTTAAGTAATTCCTCCAATTGAGTTTTGAgctctttcaattctgctggtgccattctgtatggtgctcgagATACTGGTGTTGTTCCGGGCATCAGATCAATCACAACTTCTATCTCCCTGTGCGGAGGTAAACCTGGCATTTCTTCTGGAAAAACATCGAGGAACTCAGCTACAACTCTTGTCTCTCTAGGTCTCCTTTCTGTCTCTTTGGTTTCATTGACCATATTCATGAGATACCCCAAACATCTGTGTTGCAACCTTTCTCTAGCTTTCATCGCTGATATGATAGGAGTGGAAAGAAAATCCATCCCCAGAATTACATCAAAATCAGATATATCTaatacaatcaggtctacataCAATTCCCTCCCATCTATCCATAAAGGTACAGTGTTAACCCAATTTTTAGATATTACAATTTCCCCGGAAGGTAACATAGTCTCAAACCCCACATTAAATAATTCACTAGGTGCATTTACAACATTTACAATTCTACTAGAAATAAAAGAGTGTGATGCACCAGAATCAAATAAAACTTTACATGTGTTATTGGCCATAGGGATCTGACCTGTTACAGCGGAAGGGCTTGCCTCAACTTTAGCTTGGGTGATGGTGAAGACTCTGGCTAGGACGTACTTATAATCCTTCTTCTGTTCTTCCTTATTGCTAGATTGTTCCCATGTCGAAAAATTGCGCTTTATGTGACCTTCCTTCCCATATTTGTAGCAAACTCTAGCTATGCACTCACCAAAATGACGTTTTGTGCACTTAGGGCAAGGTGGAATGTTTCCGGTACCATTTCCACCAGGACGGTTGTCATTGTTGGGCTTGGGCCGTTTATCATTTCCGGCTTGGCTTGGCTGGTCATGTCCCCTTTTCCTATTGTCATTAGAGGTGGCTGCCCCACTCTTCTTGGCATCCCTTATAGCAGCAATATCTTTCCAGATTCTCGGTTCACTTCTTTCAGCTGTAAGAGCCATTTCCACCACTTCAGCATAGGTGAAAACACCTCTAGAAATAATCtccacatcccgagctatcattgGTTTCAGACCTCTCACAAACCGCTCCGCTCGTACCTTGTCAATAGGTACATGATCCTTGGCAAACTTCGCCAATTGATCAAACTTTTGTGCATATTCTATCACCGAGAGATTACCTTGAGTCGACTTGGTAAATTCATCCATTTTTGCTGCTAACACTGCTGAGTTGTAGTATTTATCATTAAACACCTATTTGAATCCATCCCAATCCATAGTGTTAACATCCCATGATTGctccaccacctcccaccaaatccgagcatcttttctcagcatcaAAGATGCGCACACCACTTTTTCATGTTCAAGATCCTCCCCATCCCACTGATCCACTCCTCTGCCTGGACTGGATCGATGCTGCCTTCAAACACTAGCGGGTGTTGCTTTCAGAACCTTTCAAACAAGGGCTCCATACGATTCTTCGCAACCGGTAACCCTACAATGGCAGGTGGATGCCTAACCATTGGTGCTTCAAACCTTACAGGTGGCCTAGCTTGCTGCCTCAATTGATTGATCTTTGTTTTCTGTCTTTGAATGGTCTCTTCCATTCTCGCAAAACATTCCTCCCATCCTTGTGGCAGTTCGGGCTGGGCTGCATTCACTGCTACTCTTCCCCTACCTGGACCACGTCTTACTCTGACTGATCTACGATGGCTCATTCTCAATTTCCTGAACCACACACGTAAACAACTTAATATGAAAAATGAATTATTGCGGTAAAGAGGTCATTATAAGAGATCGCTAAGTACATAAATGTGCATTATCAAAAAGAAAAAATTCACAAGTAATCTTTAATCGCTTACAGTACAGTGAGTCGAGCTCGTCCTTGGCGATGAACTTTACATGTTAGGGCTTACCATAGATTCTTTAAGACCATTTTTCTTTGATACCATACTGTAACACCCCGATTTCCCaagacgttacttagggagtccatttaaaaataataaaaaataaatactttaagaaactaagagaaaatatttatttaaaatttaaacagacaatgagatctcattatttaaaaataaaaatgttggacgctagaTTTAATAACATCAGcataaagaaaataaccattcaagtctgaaaatttaaaaacataacatttatttctaaaaacataaaataactggagcccagcctctaacatgtttcgtccattcctcgagcccgcaccactcCCTACTTTGTTTTGCATTTACATGCACATAGAGTACCTGTGAGCTAACGCcaagtaagaagagctatgtaggacatagctccccaaactagaaaacataaacttttaactaaacataaataaacatcataagaataataatcatcgtgcgatatatacgcaccatatcacactaacataatgtgtgttacactcacacacataaatactaacaagtcatgttgatcggacatgaaatgtaatctgccttgcctacgctgtactcacactcggcattcccacgttggcacctagtctagcctgcgcagtactcacactcggccgttccctcgagacatcgttgccctACCTGCGCTATACTCACACTTGGCACttccgtggtggcatcctattatcctaagttatacacacccaagataattcttGCAAGTGCTttactcacacaagcagctagaatctagtagcacgcctactctatcatctaaggATGTCTACTAAATgaaaatccctagcactatcctcatgctagtcaacctaatgcaacaattaaggtcacaaatataattacataattaaacaaataagaaaacaggGTTGTACGCATAACATACACCCTGTTCGCAAAAGTcaactcttcttaccttaagcagTGCATTTTTCGCTGACGTGTCCCGAACCACTTGCTGTGTCACCTCGACAACCGCTAGCTCCTAGACGCCCAATTACACAGTAGAAATtcaggaaaaaataaaaataggcgttagggttttatttcaaaaccctaattgtcgaaataatttaaccatgaaattttaacatgcatgacacataaattaaaatcatttttaacAAAGGTTCAAACTATCATGTCACATGCACAAAAAATGATGTTTATAACGTATCtcatgaatttatatatatactttttatgtgaaaattaccaaaatgccctataATAGCATAATTACATTATAGACTCAATAATTTCTAAAGATTATTACATGACAAAAAATTTAACAACTAACTCTCCAAAATCCAAGCAGAGACTCATTTAAGAcaagaaaaataattttcaacatttataaattatttttcctcaatttctcaaataaaatccaaataataaaaaaaaatatacaaccaGCCCAAAAATTAAACTAATATACAAAACTgcttaaaaatccaaaataaacttataataattattttagaaTTCTCTGCCTA
The Humulus lupulus chromosome 6, drHumLupu1.1, whole genome shotgun sequence DNA segment above includes these coding regions:
- the LOC133785510 gene encoding uncharacterized protein LOC133785510, which translates into the protein MDEFTKSTQGNLSVIEYAQKFDQLAKFAKDHVPIDKVRAERFVRGLKPMIARDVEIISRGVFTYAEVVEMALTAERSEPRIWKDIAAIRDAKKSGAATSNDNRKRGHDQPSQAGNDKRPKPNNDNRPGGNGTGNIPPCPKCTKRHFGECIARVCYKYGKEGHIKRNFSTWEQSSNKEEQKKDYKYVLARVFTITQAKVEASPSAVTGQIPMANNTCKVLFDSGASHSFISSRIVNVVNAPSELFNVGFETMLPSGEIVISKNWVNTVPLWIDGRELYVDLIVLDISDFDVILGMDFLSTPIISAMKARERLQHRCLGYLMNMVNETKETERRPRETRVVAEFLDVFPEEMPGLPPHREIEVVIDLMPGTTPVSRAPYRMAPAELKELKTQLEELLKLGVFKEYLDRFIIVFIDDRLVYSKTEEEHEDHLRLTLQRLRQQQLYAKYKKLKVWPRPKNVSEVRSYLGLAGYYRRFVEGFSKIAASMTELTRTNLKFTWSDKCEQSFQELKSRLISAPVLSLPSEDGQFVVYYDASKQGLGCVLMQSGKVIAFAPRQLKDYEKRYLTHGLELAAVVFALKIWRHNLYGVKCEIYTDHKSLKYFFTQKELNMR